CTTCTATATGAACAGTTTCACAAAGACTTATTGACAGAATCCTCAGATGACAGGGGACATTTCCACCACGACCAATCTGATTTAATATTAATGTCCTTTATTTGAATTAAATATCACTACAGGAGTCTCATTGAAGCAGAAGAATCCAACCCGCTGTGTTAAATCCTATGGTTAAATCTAAGTGGACAAGGCCAAAAACTCAAATGATTAATTACAAACACGGCAGAGTCAGAGCTGTGATCATAGCAGAAGTTACTGTTTGCTACTTTAAAAGATGCATTAGTCTAAACCCTCACCCAGATGTGTGTGCTGAATGTTTAAACTGTGCTCAGAAAGACATTTAGACCcatccaaaaatatatatatgttataatGCACTCAGATTTTTAACTATACAAGCAAATATGGTGTGATATTTGGATCCATTAATGTTTAATACTTTTATTGAACATGTgcacaaaatgtgaaaatgaaaatagatcaATAAATGTGTAATAGGATGTAAAATACACAAGTCCTTGAAATGCAGTAGACTGGAATATGacagaaaaaacataaaatgctTTATATACAGAGATCTATGAAAttaatttgattattatttatttattattattatttatttacttgttcCTTCTCTTACCCCCTCAGTATTGAACTGACTACTTTCCAATTGCTACTATcatgttagtattattattattattattattattattattattattattatattacagCAGGACTCTGAACAATGCCTTCCACTCTCTACCAGTAAACTCTCTATTGGTTTTCCGCTGTTCCATGTCATGCTTTATCAACTGTCCTTTTGCATATTTGTCAATCAGGAAAatcactgataaaataaataaataaataaaaaatacatttgattttatATCCAAACATGAGCACACACCGTTTAATATGTACACAGATCTATCTTTTTATGTGCCAGTAAAGTTCAACAGTTTTTTGACcgtagagcctttcctgatctTACCCgaattttattttgcttttatgtcGGGTTTAACAactttattacctaccttttatgATAATATTGATTTCAAatatgctttattattttagtaattttaactgttatcttattctattttgatgtacttattcattaattttttcaatttttatttatctactcatttgtattgatatttttagccttacttttatttttcaactcttatccttacccattttaaatctatttatttgaactatttttattccTAATTTTGAAGCTTTAACTTATTtgaattacacatattttattttggtgtgcattggtctctaatttattttatgttgttcttattttttatttgtattcttattatttgtatttgtattattattattttcccctaatatgtcttgccattgtttcatttctgcttctttcttttttttgaagcgctgtaaagcactttgggttgcatttgatttgtatgaaaggtgctctataaataaagcttgattgattatttgattttaagaaatatattttaaaataattgtattcatttagttatttaattggaatttgatgtcttttaaaatatgttttaaatctttatcTTTCCTTGTGATTTTAAGAagtgtttgttgtatttttctgccCATGTAAAGCCTTTGGttacttgttttttgaaaactgctctataaaatatttattactacTTTTAACTGTATTTCGCCAAACGTTTGTATTTTGACTGTTTTGACTTTCCGTTGTATTTACATATGACGTAACCAAGATGGCGTCGGTTGTTTAGCCAGTTAGCTTAATACAGGcaggtttttttaaattaaagtcataTTAAGTACAAACAGAAGACCTTTagtgatatattttaaaaggtatatattaatattatatcatattgttTTAAAGTGAGTGAACTTCCTGTGTTTTAGTCAGCAGGAGGATGTTTTCCCCACAAACCGTCAGACTGTCGCCTTGCTAACCGGGGAGCTAACCGGTCAGTCAGAGTCATGTCGGAGGTGGAGGAGCTGCGGCCCGTCCCCCGGGAGAGAGCCATCCTGGAGAGCTTCTTCACTCAGCTCGGCATGTTCACCTTCGACCGGGCCAAGGACTAcgtggagaaggagaaggacaGCAGCCGGAGCGCGGGGCCGTCCTGGGCCGCGCTGCTGGCCGCGCTGGCTCACCTGGCCGCCGCGGAGAAGGCTTACCACCACATGACATTCCTGGGGCAGAAGATGGGTAAACTGGATGAGTCTGAGGCCACTGTTAAAATACATGAGGGGACTTTGTTTTAGGCCACTAGTAGAAAATACATGAGGAgagtttgtgtttctatttgtgCTACAATGTTATAAAAACAAAGGATGTTCTCAGCTTCTTCAGGTCCCCCACCCCTCTAACAAATATCTCTATTTCCCTGGATAATAAAGcaacactcaactcaactttatttataaagcacctttcatacataaaaacatgtaagcccaaagtgcttcactgaataacagacagtcagaaaacaacagcaatgttaaaattataaaaggcatgattaaaaaaaagaaaaacttaaaaatcaacacagtaaaattaataaaataagtaagagtggaaagaaaagttaaaaataaggtagagttaataAGATCAGATGagcacaagaaataaataagtgaataaatacatgttaaaacaatggtttagataataatgattaaaataataataatattaatgcagtccagggctaaaataaactactcccaattaaaagctacataaaaaggtaagtcttactgttttatctgttatataaaaataatacaataataactaGAATATGTCTTCAGCTTATTCAATTTAAATTAGTCCAGCACACATTGTTAAAGTCACATATTAAATCAAACTCTGCTCAGATTAGTGTAAAAGCTCAGTTTAACTTCCTCATCCAGTCACAAAAATACATTACAATCAGAGGTGTCAGAAGTATTCACATTAATTACTcaggtagaagtatagatactaaggtttaaaaaggcttctgtagaagttgaagtttcaactcaagctttttattCAAGTGAAAGTGTAaaaggtttcaaaactacttcaagtataaaagtgaaagtaatgtaaggggaaaaatgCCATtcaggacaaaagcttaggctgcaaCCACAGGAGCCTATAGTGCACGACCCCACCTCCCCAAACATGtctctaaaggccataatgactataatgttatattagattaattaatgttgaaatatttgggttgcacccgTTTCAGCTGCATtaatgcccattgaaaatgaagaaacatgTCAAAGAATCCAAAATTTCTACTTTAGTAAGCTAgtaaagtatttgtactttgtgaCTTGACACCTCTGATTATAAATCCACCTTTAGTGCCACATTATAATAACTAACAAGTATATTTAAATATGCATTTTAAGTCTAATAATAGGTTAAAAGTGGTGTAATCTGAGTAATAAATGTCTTATCAAATAAGTAGTACTGCAAAAAGCTCTACTTCTACTGCCTCACTGTAAGCTGCATGCCTAGAAACCTCAAGCCCAGTACACTTTATATTAATAATTCAACATGCATCACTCAGTTTTAACCCTGAAACATGTCAGAAACATCATTTTATATCCCTTTAAATCATCTAAAAGTATTTTCTCTCCATGCATCGTGCAACTACAAAATTAGTTCATTTCTACTCAaagtttaactttaaaaatcacTGATTAAAGAAATCTTTAAATCTAACAAGGTGTATTTGGTTTTTGTGCATGAACACAGTGACTTACAGACtaacaataaaagagcagagcTGGATATTCTCATTAAAAGGCACAAAGCCAGTTTTACAAACCCAACACCAGATGGCGCTGTATCACAGGAAGCCTCCAAAGTCAGCCATTAAACGCTCCCTCCAGTTCTCCTCCTGAGCCTCTGTGTTCTgtgtcctctccctctgcagGGGGTCAGTCCTTCTTCAGCCGCAAAGACTCCATCCGCACCATCTACACCTCTCTCTACAACGAGCTGAGGAAGGTGATGTCGATGGGGCGTCACAGCCAGCCGGGCTCCGCCTCCTACCTGGAGGACCTGCTGTCTCACCTCTCGGAGCAGCTCTGCCACTTCACGCAGGCCCGCATGGAGATGGCCGACCTCTACGAGAAGATGCACTCGCTGGGCAGCCAGAAGAGCATCAACTCGGAGGAGCTGGTCACTACGCTGGAGGCCGTCCTGCACAAATACAGCACCAAGTGTGTTCCTCTTTCTACCATCTTAGTGCAAGACTTACTCCTGAGGTGTTTGTTCTTCACCTGAGGGGTCAGGAGTAAACATACCTCTTACATCACCACAGTAAAACCAGGAACTACAGTTAAGATTCCTCATCTAAATCACCTTCAGAGAGAAATTACATCCTGATTTGAGTCTCTAGAGCCGGATTTTTTTGGTTTATTGTAACTattgtggatgtttttctgGTTTCAGTCAACAGAAGCAAATGCCTGAGATGTTTTTAGACTCAGTAGGtacaaaactttaaagaaaatcagTCTTTAGGGACTCAAATCTGAAATAAAGAACAATTAAAGAAGGTTTTTCTCTCAGATTTAAGATCATTTTCCACATAAAGCTCCagactttctctgcagggttgtTAAAATGAAGCATTAGTATCTACACTCTtacattcctcctcctccctgaccTGGTTTCTAAAAGACAAAAGGAATTAGTGTGATAAAAGCCTGAAACTTGTTCAGCAGAGAGTGACGTATCGGGGTTGAAGGAGGGAAAACTTTCTGCTTAAAATGGCCAGTGTGTGATTCCACCTCCTCCCGGGGGACGTGTCAGCAGAAATGTGTCCTGCAGCTGGAGCAGGGACGTAGACGCAAGGCTGAGCTGttgatggagctgcagcaggTCGCAGAGAGACGCTGCACACATCACCTTGCTGAGCGTGCAGCGAGGGGTGAAGGTGATGTTcctgtctgcagagctggaggaAGACGTTGACCTCCAGAACACACTGAGCTTTAAAATATCAGATACTATTTTAAAGATGACTTTTAGGTGCGACAGAACTTTTCAGGACAAGGTTTCTGCTGAATGAACACAAAGTAAAAGATTGAGATGAACTACAAAATGTTTAGAGATTAGAAATCTATCAAACACGAGAAAGCTGCTCTTCAGTCCAGAGACCATCATCTAACCTCCTCtccctcgctccctcaggtTCCACCACCCGATCCTCGGTCGCGTGGAGGAGGGCTTCCAGACCGAGGTGGACGTCGTGAACCAGCTCCTGCGCTGCCAGGCTCAGATCTCAGAGTGGCACTTCCTGCCGTCTCTGCTCAGCCTGCACGGCGCCAACTCCAAGCTCACGGCCTGGGGTCAGCTGTTCCAGAGGCAGAAAGAAACCCGCAAACACCTCTTTGGAAGTCAGTCCCAGAAGGCCGTGCAGCCGCCGCACCTCTACACGTGGCTGCAGCGCTTCCAGGCGGCGCTCCTCGCCAAGTTCAGCTTCTACTTCCACGAAGCCCTGAGCCGGCAGACGGCGCCCGCTGACATGAGAGCCCTGACCGCCCGCACCACGCTGGACTACCACGGCAAGATCTGCTCCTTCATCCGCAAACACGACGCCAGCAACGTGTCTCTGGTTTTTGATAACCGTGGTTTGGAGAGCTTTCAGGGACACGGCTACCACCACCCGCACTCCTACAGGGAGGCACCCAAGGGCGTGGAGCAGTTCCCCGCCGTGGTGTCGCTGCCGTCAGGAGAGCGGCCCCTCACTCACTGGCCCAACGTCATCATGATGATGGGAGACCGCGCCGCCGAGCTCAACACTCTGGACAAGGTGGTCCACTTCTACGACGATAAAGTCCAGAGCACGTACTACCTGACGAGA
The Notolabrus celidotus isolate fNotCel1 unplaced genomic scaffold, fNotCel1.pri scaffold_337_arrow_ctg1, whole genome shotgun sequence genome window above contains:
- the LOC117809676 gene encoding KICSTOR complex protein C12orf66 homolog, which encodes MSEVEELRPVPRERAILESFFTQLGMFTFDRAKDYVEKEKDSSRSAGPSWAALLAALAHLAAAEKAYHHMTFLGQKMGGQSFFSRKDSIRTIYTSLYNELRKVMSMGRHSQPGSASYLEDLLSHLSEQLCHFTQARMEMADLYEKMHSLGSQKSINSEELVTTLEAVLHKYSTKFHHPILGRVEEGFQTEVDVVNQLLRCQAQISEWHFLPSLLSLHGANSKLTAWGQLFQRQKETRKHLFGSQSQKAVQPPHLYTWLQRFQAALLAKFSFYFHEALSRQTAPADMRALTARTTLDYHGKICSFIRKHDASNVSLVFDNRGLESFQGHGYHHPHSYREAPKGVEQFPAVVSLPSGERPLTHWPNVIMMMGDRAAELNTLDKVVHFYDDKVQSTYYLTRPEPHFTLVVIFDGRKSEKDLHIAAFLQEISSSLRNSKPFSTLKPGSKG